TAATGAGGCGGGACAAGAGAGGGCTAATGGATCGAGTCCTGATGCTCAGTTGCCCGGTGATGGTTCTGGAGTAGAATCTCCCTCAGCCCCGGCGGTACCTATGAACACATTGCGGTTTGGATCTTTCGAGCCAGCCTCGGCTCCTCCCCGCCTATGGAGTGACAGGGTGGAGTCTGAGGATAGTTGTGAGTGTCTGCTTCCGCCGTTGGAGTTTGGTGATGTGGCTAGCTCTTTGGAGGGTGGTTTGGTGGGGCCGCTCTCGGTGACGGCCGTGGGAGAGGTTAGGGAGGTGGAGCCTCAAGTAGGCCAGCTCTCTCCTTCTTCTTCAGTGGAGGTTCGGTATGGGGAAGGGACCTTGGGGCGGGAGGCCTCGACTTTTCCTTCTTCTAGTCTGGTGCCGGCGACAACGGTGACGCAGGCAATGGTAGACTGTGGGGGGGGCACGGGTCAGGAGGACCTGGCCGTATCCCCTGTGGTGACGTCGATCTTGGTGGGGTCGGCCAGCGCTGGGGAAGGGAGCCCGAGGCAGGCGGCCTCGGCTCATGCGTCCCCGGCCGTGGCTGAGACTCCCGAGCCAGCAGCGTTGGGGGGAGGGGGgctggggcaggtggccctggCTACCCCTTCTTTGCCGGTGGTCAGGAGGACTGCCACCCCTGCGTCGGCTGGGGGGGAGGGAGGAGGGCACGGGCAGGCGGCCCCCGCCTACTCTTCCCGTCCGTCCCTGTGGATGCGGTGCTTGGGAACCCGCAGCTTCCTCCTCCGGTATCCTCGGTGGATCCTCTGAGGGATTCAGCACGAGGTTTTACCAGGGAGGAGGTCGTTGCTTTTGGCGGGATCCCAGACCCCGTCTCGACGGGTAGACGGTTCAGCGCTCGCGTCCACGAGCTTCCGGAGGTGGAtgatatgcagcagcggtgcgctatgagggccACCAAGCTTCAGGATGCTGCAAATGCTTctggtatgtccgtcaacatatctaactctttattgcatttttctcatgaagagattattaataatgcaaaccaattaggagtttcactcaGAGTTACAGATAGTGAGATTTCTACTTCGGTGAACGACTtgttagatttggaggcggagcgtgCCTTAGAAACTATTCGTAATATTGcagcggttaaacccatgaatgacAATGAGATTGATGCTTTAGGGGTTAGAGTGCTCAATAATCTGTGTGTCGACTTAGCACCATCCAATCATGAGTCTGAGGACGAAGATATGCCCATAGAGAATGCAGTTGTTGTTCCGCTGAATCCGGTTATGAGGACCCGGAGCTTGGACCTAGTAGACCCAAGCGTAAGTGGAAGCGGAAAATTTACCCCGACTCTGCAGTTCGTCGGAGTGCTAGAATTCGGACTTCTAAATTTTTTTATGATGAgtgatgaaaggaatcttttggaatagcagaggtctgagagacttggctaaaagaaggttcctTGCAGAGGCATCTCTGGAGCATCGCTTAGATTTTATTGCGCTATCGGAAACTGGTAGAGACAATTTTGCGCCACAGTTTCTTTCCTCTCTCGTGGGTGGTGTTGActttgattggcattgcctccctccgcgtggaagatcgggtggtatcttgCTGGGAGTGCGATGTGATTCGCTTGAAGTCCGGAGTGTAGTCATGGGTGACTTTGCGGTtaagtttcgagtcaggtctaaGGTTGACGCTTTCAACTGGGCgctggtggcggtttatggtgccgcacagcccgagcttaaaccgAATTTTTTGGCGGATCTTGTTCGGATTTGTGGGTCTGAACAGCTTCCACTCTTAGTTGGGGGAGATttcaacatcattaggaggagagaggagaagaataatgataactttgacggcaggtggtcgttcatgttcaatactattattgaaagcttggatctgagggagatagagctttctgttagcaagtttacctgggctaactcACTACCCAACCCGACATACGAAAAGCTTGATCGCGTGCTTGCGAGTgttgagtgggaacagaagttcccgctAGTGACGGTTCAGGCTCTTTCTAGGGGTTTCTCCGATCACACTCCACTGTTCGTTGACTCAGGGGAGCTGaaccacgtgggaaacaaaaacaccttttctttcgagatggcctggttcgaacgCGAAGGGTTCCTAGACCTGATCGCTAGGGAATGGACGAAAGGTGTAGGCGGTAGGACTGCGGTCGAgcgttggcaaaataagatcaggagtttgagaagctttttacggggttgggctaagcatcttagtggggTATATAAGATTGAGAAGGAAAGGCTCCTCTCTCTTATACAGAATCTGGACGTTAAGGCCGAATCCACGATCCTGATGCCTGCTGAGCTCCAGGTTAAAACTGAAgcggagaagaggttgaaagaacttctccgcgaagaagagttgaagtgggctttgcgggctaaggttcgcaaagtggtccaaggggacgcgaatactcaattcttccatctgattgctaatggtaagcacagaaagaagagaatattccaacttgaacaagatgagggcactATTTTAGGACAGGATAACCTAAAGACGTATATAACCGAGTATTAtaggcagttatttggacctccggaggataattgtgtcTCTCTTGATGAGTCCAgaactgaggatgtgcctcaactttcggctgctgaaaatgatattctggttgccccattttcggagaaggaggtgtttgatgccatagcacagttgaaaaataataaagctcccggaccggatggatttccggtggagttctacaagaagtgctgtcatattattaagggggacttgttacctatgtttcatgatctattctctggacagcttcaattatttcacttgaattttggaactatcacactgcttcctaagaagacggatgctgtgagaattgagcagttcaggccgatctgccttctcaatgttagttttaaaatattcaccaaggtcgggactaataggctcacacagattgcgcattctgtggtgcagcactcccaaactgctttcatgccggacagaaacatccttgaaggggtggtcggccttcatgaaacgctccatgaaatccattccaagaaGCTAGATGGCgtcatttttaaggtggatttcgagaaagcgtacgataaggttaaatggccatttctccaacaggcattgcgtatgaaaggttttgatgaagcctggcgacgccaggttgaatcatttacgcaaaaagggagtgtgggaattaaagtgaatgacgatattggtcattacttccagacacataaaggcctaagacaaggagatccgatgtcccctatcttgtttaacattgtggttgatatgttagccatcttgatagggagggctaaggagaatggtcaagtgggtggtttggtacctcatctggttgatggaggtgtatccatccttcagtacgctgatgatacaatcatctttatggagcatgacctgaccaaggcgagaaatatgaagctggtgttatgccttttcgaacaattgaccgggttaaagattaactttcataagagcgagctgttttgctttggtagagccaaagacgaacaggaggcttataggcaattgtttgggtgcgacttgggggagttacctttctcttacctaggtattccaatccaccatagaaagctgaccaatagagaatggaagtgcatcgaagaccggttcgagaagaaactgagttgctggaagggcaagctcatgtcatatggaggccgattaattctgattaattcggtgctcacgagtatgcctatgtttctcttatcgttctttcaagtcccagttggtgttaggaaaagactggacttttatcgatcgcgtttcttttggcagggtgatgatctaaaaagaaaatacagacttgcaaaatgggatatcatctgtagaccgaaagaccaagggggtcttggtattgagaatctcgaagttaagaacagatgccttcttagcaagtggctgtggaagctttcttttgagactgaggccatgtgggcccaaatccttcgcagcaagtacctTCAGACAAAGTCCTTGTCCCAGGTCACAGTCAGGccgactgactcgcctttctggaaaggcctgatgaaagtcaaacaatctctACTTAATAGGACAAAGGTTGTTATTGGCAACGGTGCCAGTacacgcttctgggaggatacttggctcggcgacACACCctggccattcaatatccgtctttgtATCGCATTGTTCAACGACGGGAGGTGGTCGTTGCTACGGTGTTTCAatccatcccccttaatattcagttcagacggtcgttagtgggcaatcgttgggagGCTTGGCTCCGTCTTGTTCGGAGACTAATGGATGTCCATCTTacccaacaacccgatgaattacgctggaagctgactaggtctggagtattcacggttaaatcaatgtatattgatgtaattaattcgagctccattcctacctccaaacatgtttgggctgtcaaagttcctttgaaaataaaagtgtttatgtggtttgtccataaacaggttattttaaccaaggataacttgattaagcgtaattggacaggacctacgaggtgtagcttctgtgatcgggatgagacgattaagcatctcttttttgattgcccttttgccagagtactttggcggacggttcacattgcttttaatattattCCACCGAATTCCGTCACCacattatttgggacatggctaactgggattgagcctgaattagctagcatattcgtgttggagtttgcgctctattgtggactatctggacttgcagaaatgatttggtttttaacagaacatcatgtattcactttttgcaggttattttccgagccacggctatgatccgttcatggtcgctactcactccgacggaggccagggagcatttggttactggatctatccgctgggagatggtagctcgggatatattcaaccggtttggatggcggtcatgtaataggataggcaattagtttacctatctatctttagccagccggttgtggcattTTATCTTAGCTAGTCTGTGTGTCTAGCCtctttagctctgtgtgagctgtcctCTGATTATTTTTTCAGTTGGAGATTTTGAAACCTGGTAAGACCTTTTATTTTGTTaataatatggccgtatgcatcactcttgatgcagaggccggggagaacccccttttcgaaaaaaaagcaACATCTCCAGCCGCCGCAGCTTCTCGCTGGTGGCTGCATCCTTACCGTACCTCTGTACCAGCCCTGAGAACACTCTGCTGGTGACTTCGCCGGTCACGGCGTTGGCCACAGAGTTAACTGCATATCCTGCCATGGCTCGAGGAGTTAGTG
This window of the Triticum aestivum cultivar Chinese Spring chromosome 5D, IWGSC CS RefSeq v2.1, whole genome shotgun sequence genome carries:
- the LOC123121114 gene encoding uncharacterized protein, which produces MAVDPVRSTELASQALEVVTALANVDVPATGATVEARDRDESERASKWARKKEKMLCYRCGEKGHFIAECMAELCNSCGKMAHITGECPAVRDQAPALMMYGVYCAELTFFESPVARENLAETQSLTTGLVKATRELVSEDQIVQRLQQLVPGDFQWELIPIEDNVFRVEFRRWTTCRGGPSEALTDARVVASLGMMVGKTEDVDMAFTRSHGVARLLVGVLDIDFVPDMVNWFYRGEVFPLQIEFEDSTLFADVVSGDAMDMHEGDDGAGAPGDPHNEAGQERANGSSPDAQLPGDGSGVESPSAPAVPMNTLRFGSFEPASAPPRLWSDRVESEDSCECLLPPLEFGDVASSLEGGLVGPLSVTAVGEVREVEPQVGQLSPSSSVEVRYGEGTLGREASTFPSSSLVPATTVTQAMVDCGGGTGQEDLAVSPVVTSILVGSASAGEGSPRQAASAHASPAVAETPEPAALGGGGLGQVALATPSLPVVRRTATPASAGGEGGGHGQAAPAYSSRPSLWMRCLGTRSFLLREEVVAFGGIPDPVSTGRRFSARVHELPEVDDMQQRCAMRATKLQDAANASGMSIDALGVRVLNNLCVDLAPSNHESEDEDMPIENAVVVPLNPVMRTRIRSVVMGDFAVKFRVRSKVDAFNWALVAVYGAAQPELKPNFLADLVRICGSEQLPLLVGGDFNIIRRREEKNNDNFDGRWSFMFNTIIESLDLREIELSVSKFTWANSLPNPTYEKLDRVLASVEWEQKFPLVTVQALSRGFSDHTPLFVDSGELNHVGNKNTFSFEMAWFEREGFLDLIAREWTKGVGGRTAVERWQNKIRSLRSFLRGWAKHLSGVYKIEKERLLSLIQNLDVKAESTILMPAELQVKTEAEKRLKELLREEELKWALRAKVRKVVQGDANTQFFHLIANGKHRKKRIFQLEQDEGTILGQDNLKTYITEYYRQLFGPPEDNCVSLDESRTEDVPQLSAAENDILVAPFSEKELQLFHLNFGTITLLPKKTDAVRIEQFRPICLLNVSFKIFTKVGTNRLTQIAHSVVQHSQTAFMPDRNILEGVVGLHETLHEIHSKKLDGVIFKVDFEKAYDKGGLRRMVKPKDQGGLGIENLEVKNRCLLSKWLWKLSFETEAMWAQILRSKYLQTKSLSQVTVIFRATAMIRSWSLLTPTEAREHLVTGSIRWEMVARDILEILKPVSPEYSGSRLRYLRLFRPRRFQLPCNRKPSFTKLKTPETAWYRKTPLVPTVFFTRGGEPSSSAGVSLVVSSTIAANLHSPPPPVSVCLRRRGQRHRSLVVVAAAAAAVGSATDLASPP